The Chrysemys picta bellii isolate R12L10 chromosome 12, ASM1138683v2, whole genome shotgun sequence genome has a segment encoding these proteins:
- the LOC101950752 gene encoding LOW QUALITY PROTEIN: zinc finger protein CKR1-like (The sequence of the model RefSeq protein was modified relative to this genomic sequence to represent the inferred CDS: deleted 1 base in 1 codon), with amino-acid sequence MEPWVMLDPRQRALYRDVMQESYETLMSLALFPISKPDLISWMERGEEPSARDFQGRESPRGAHTADGLVSDNEEEDADEEEEEEGSEELEPRTSQNPEWEKSPADSDEQKKAQPGKKHDKATQRGPGLRKPKGTVAQTRCGDCRKSLECGTAGGRQRKGKPAEERAKPFRCQDCGKSFIWASHLERHRRIHTGERPFRCPECGESYSQSSHLLQHRRTHTSDRPHKCGDCGKRFARPDELAAHQQGHAADKPHKCSHCGKGFIWASHLERHRRIHTGEKPFKCPECGESFSQSSHLAKHRRSHTGERPYRCPHCGKSFCQSSDLARHKRTHLGKKPLRCGDCGKCFRAGPALARHQRSHRRERAHRCGDCGKGFVWASHLERHRRVHTGERPFPCTSCGERFAQKAHLLQHRKTHSPDRPYKCGDCGKRFGDNAAFLAHQQGHAAEKSYKCGDCGKGFAWVSHLERHRRIHTGEKPFKCPECGESFSQSSHLTKHQRSHLGKRPYKCSECGKAFSLTLDLIIHQRTHMGGKPYKCSRCRKGFTRRANLIKHQRSHGEEEP; translated from the exons ATGGAGCCCTGGGTGATGCTGGATCCGCGGCAGAGAGCCCTGTACCGGGACGTCATGCAGGAAAGCTATGAGACCCTGATGTCCCTGG CACTATTTCCGATTTCTAAACCCGACCTGATCTCCTGGATGGAACGAGGGGAGGAGCCGTCCGCCCGGGATTTCCAGGGACGGGAGAGCCCCCGAGGAGCCCACACAG CTGATGGTTTGGTGAGCGACAACGAGGAGGAGGATgctgatgaggaggaggaggaggaaggctcAGAGGAGCTGGAACCACGCACTTCTCAGAACCCTGAGTGGGAAAAGAGCCCTGCCGACTCCGATGAACAAAAGAAAGCCCAGCCAGGGAAGAAGCATGACAAAGCCACGCAGCGCGGCCCAGGCCTGAGGAAGCCGAAGGGCACGGTGGCCCAGACTCGCTGTGGCGACTGCAGGAAGAGTTTAGAGTGTGGGACGGCTGGGGGCCGGCAGCGGAAGGGCAAGCCGGCCGAGGAGCGCGCCAAACCCTTCCGCTGCCAGGACTGCGGCAAGAGCTTCATCTGGGCCTCGCACCTGGAGCGGCACCGGCGCATCCACACTGGCGAGCGCCCCTTCCGCTGCCCCGAGTGTGGGGAAAGCTACAGCCAGAGCTCCCACCTGCTGCAGCACCGCCGCACCCACACCAGCGACCGGCCCCACAAGTGCGGTGACTGTGGGAAGCGCTTCGCCCGGCCTGACGAGCTGGCCGCCCACCAGCAGGGCCACGCGGCGGACAAACCCCACAAGTGTAGCCACTGCGGCAAGGGCTTCATCTGGGCCTCCCACCTAGAGCGGCACCGGCGCATCCACACCGGTGAAAAGCCCTTCAAATGCCCCGAGTGCGGGGAATCTTTCAGCCAGAGCTCCCATCTGGCAAAGCACCGGCGCAGCCACACCGGGGAGCGCCCTTACCGCTGCCcacactgtgggaaaagtttctgtCAGAGCTCGGACCTAGCCCGCCACAAGCGGACCCACCTGGGAAAGAAACCCCTGCGCTGCGGCGACTGCGGGAAGTGCTTCCGAgctggcccggccctggcccggcACCAGCGCTCCCACCGGCGGGAGAGGGCCCACCGCTGCGGTGACTGTGGCAAAGGATTCGTCTGGGCCTCTCACCTGGAGCGGCACCGGCGGGTCCACACGGGCGAgcgccccttcccctgcaccagcTGCGGGGAGCGCTTCGCCCAGAAGGCCCACCTGCTCCAGCACCGCAAGACCCACTCC CCCGACCGGCCTTACAAGTGTGGGGACTGCGGCAAGCGCTTCGGGGACAACGCTGCCTTCCTGGCCCACCAGCAGGGCCACGCGGCGGAGAAGAGCTACAAGTGCGGCGACTGCGGGAAAGGCTtcgcctgggtctcccacctggAGCGGCACCGGCGCATCCACACCGGAGAAAAGCCTTTCAAATGCCCCGAGTGCGGGGAATCCTTCAGCCAGAGCTCGCATCTCACCAAGCACCAGCGCAGCCACCTGGGCAAGCGGCCCTACAAGTGTAGCGAGTGCGGGAAGGCCTTCAGCCTCACTCTTGACCTCATCATCCACCAGCGGACCCACATGGGTGGCAAACCCTATAAGTGTTCCCGGTGCAGGAAAGGATTCACCCGCCGGGCCAACCTTATCAAACACCAGCGGAGCCATGGGGAGGAGGAGCCCTGA
- the LOC112060821 gene encoding zinc finger protein 551-like isoform X2 — MGRWMRTRRRILSRKVLSKWNHMGHHQDLMGTFPRVLSMEMPVTSSTGQRGSENGQSTLRGGSPKGLGDATKTPPALNACCPDCRKSFHRSSNIVQHQRTHMGERPYCCAECGKSFSYSSSLVKHQRTHTGERPYKCPKCGKGFSHSSNLTEHQKTHSIATPYTCPDCGKGFKVRSNFLHHQWVQTGEWPYRCTKCGKAFAQSSDLMKHQWSHTGERPYQCPDCEKRFTRNTYLVQHRWAHTGKRPYLCPDCGKGFVVSSRLLAQWRVHTGETPYCCAQCGKGFKVRANLLHHQGIDTGNKSFKCPECKKSFSRQRLHTGERPFKCTEWGKGFSRRLDLVTHHRIYTGEKPYTCPECGKGFTQRSHLGVHQRTHTGERPCQCADCGRSFSQKSALAKHQRVHLAERHDPQP, encoded by the coding sequence ATGGGACGGTGGATGAGAACCAGGAGGAGAATTCTcagcaggaaggtcctgagcAAGTGGAACCACATGGGACATCATCAAGATCTGATGGGGACGTTTCCCAGAGTCCTGAGCATGGAGATGCCTGTGACAtccagcacaggccagagaggctCAGAGAATGGTCAATCAACCCTGCGTGGAGGAAGTCCGAAGGGACTTGGAGACGCAACAAAGACCCCTCCGGCACTGAACGCCTGCTGCCCCGACTGCAGGAAAAGCTTCCACCGTAGCTCAAACATCGTCCAACATCAGAGGACCCACATGGGTGAGCGACCCTACTGCTGTGCCGAGTGCGGAAAGAGCTTCAGCTACAGCTCCTCCCTCGTCAAACACCAGAGGACCCACACGGGCGAGCGACCCTACAAGTGTCCCAAGTGCGGGAAGGGCTTCAGCCATAGCTCCAACCTAACAGAGCACCAGAAAACCCACAGCATTGCCACACCGTACACGTGCCCCGACTGTGGGAAAGGCTTCAAGGTGAGGTCCAACTTCCTCCACCACCAGTGGGTGCAAACCGGGGAGTGGCCCTACCGGTGCACCAAGTGCGGGAAAGCCTTCGCCCAGAGCTCCGACCTCATGAAACACCAGTGGAGCCACACGGGTGAGAGACCCTATCAATGCCCTGACTGCGAGAAGCGCTTCACCCGCAACACGTACCTGGTCCAGCATCGCTGGGCTCACACCGGCAAGCGCCCCTACCTCTGCCCTGACTGCGGGAAGGGCTTTGTAGTCAGCTCACGCCTCCTTGCCCAATGGAGGGTGCACACGGGAGAGACGCCCTACTGCTGTGCCCAGTGTGGGAAAGGGTTCAAGGTGCGGGCCAATCTCCTGCACCACCAGGGGATCGACACTGGGAACAAGTCTTTCAAATGCCCGGAGTGCAAGAAAAGCTTCAGTCGCCAGCGACTGCACACTGGGGAAAGGCCCTTCAAATGCACCGAGTGGGGGAAGGGCTTCAGCCGCAGATTGGACCTGGTGACGCACCACAGGATCTACACAGGCGAGAAGCCCTACACATGCCCCGAGTGCGGAAAGGGCTTCACGCAGAGGTCCCACCTGGGGGTCCACCAGAGAACCCACACCGGGGAGAGGCCCTGCCAGTGCGCAGACTGCGGGAGGAGCTTCAGTCAGAAATCGGCCCTGGCTAAACATCAGAGAGTGCACCTGGCAGAGAGGCACGATCCACAGCCCTGA
- the LOC112060821 gene encoding zinc finger protein 551-like isoform X1, with product MPAQQVMGRWMRTRRRILSRKVLSKWNHMGHHQDLMGTFPRVLSMEMPVTSSTGQRGSENGQSTLRGGSPKGLGDATKTPPALNACCPDCRKSFHRSSNIVQHQRTHMGERPYCCAECGKSFSYSSSLVKHQRTHTGERPYKCPKCGKGFSHSSNLTEHQKTHSIATPYTCPDCGKGFKVRSNFLHHQWVQTGEWPYRCTKCGKAFAQSSDLMKHQWSHTGERPYQCPDCEKRFTRNTYLVQHRWAHTGKRPYLCPDCGKGFVVSSRLLAQWRVHTGETPYCCAQCGKGFKVRANLLHHQGIDTGNKSFKCPECKKSFSRQRLHTGERPFKCTEWGKGFSRRLDLVTHHRIYTGEKPYTCPECGKGFTQRSHLGVHQRTHTGERPCQCADCGRSFSQKSALAKHQRVHLAERHDPQP from the exons ATGCCCGCGCAG CAAGTGATGGGACGGTGGATGAGAACCAGGAGGAGAATTCTcagcaggaaggtcctgagcAAGTGGAACCACATGGGACATCATCAAGATCTGATGGGGACGTTTCCCAGAGTCCTGAGCATGGAGATGCCTGTGACAtccagcacaggccagagaggctCAGAGAATGGTCAATCAACCCTGCGTGGAGGAAGTCCGAAGGGACTTGGAGACGCAACAAAGACCCCTCCGGCACTGAACGCCTGCTGCCCCGACTGCAGGAAAAGCTTCCACCGTAGCTCAAACATCGTCCAACATCAGAGGACCCACATGGGTGAGCGACCCTACTGCTGTGCCGAGTGCGGAAAGAGCTTCAGCTACAGCTCCTCCCTCGTCAAACACCAGAGGACCCACACGGGCGAGCGACCCTACAAGTGTCCCAAGTGCGGGAAGGGCTTCAGCCATAGCTCCAACCTAACAGAGCACCAGAAAACCCACAGCATTGCCACACCGTACACGTGCCCCGACTGTGGGAAAGGCTTCAAGGTGAGGTCCAACTTCCTCCACCACCAGTGGGTGCAAACCGGGGAGTGGCCCTACCGGTGCACCAAGTGCGGGAAAGCCTTCGCCCAGAGCTCCGACCTCATGAAACACCAGTGGAGCCACACGGGTGAGAGACCCTATCAATGCCCTGACTGCGAGAAGCGCTTCACCCGCAACACGTACCTGGTCCAGCATCGCTGGGCTCACACCGGCAAGCGCCCCTACCTCTGCCCTGACTGCGGGAAGGGCTTTGTAGTCAGCTCACGCCTCCTTGCCCAATGGAGGGTGCACACGGGAGAGACGCCCTACTGCTGTGCCCAGTGTGGGAAAGGGTTCAAGGTGCGGGCCAATCTCCTGCACCACCAGGGGATCGACACTGGGAACAAGTCTTTCAAATGCCCGGAGTGCAAGAAAAGCTTCAGTCGCCAGCGACTGCACACTGGGGAAAGGCCCTTCAAATGCACCGAGTGGGGGAAGGGCTTCAGCCGCAGATTGGACCTGGTGACGCACCACAGGATCTACACAGGCGAGAAGCCCTACACATGCCCCGAGTGCGGAAAGGGCTTCACGCAGAGGTCCCACCTGGGGGTCCACCAGAGAACCCACACCGGGGAGAGGCCCTGCCAGTGCGCAGACTGCGGGAGGAGCTTCAGTCAGAAATCGGCCCTGGCTAAACATCAGAGAGTGCACCTGGCAGAGAGGCACGATCCACAGCCCTGA